The genome window GGGAGCCACTTTTTCCGCGTTTGGCGAAGGCTTCGGACTGGCAATTGCTGGGGCAACTGACGGCTTTGAATTCGCGGTTGGGGATGCCGATGGTTTCGGAGAATCAGGGGCTGTTAGGGGGGCAGCAGGGGCTGTTTTAGCGCCTAAAATGCTGGCGTCTCCAGTGTCGAAGGTGCCGGCGATGCAAGCGATCATCATTGTCGCTAAAGTGCCGACAAATAATGCTTTCCAACCGAGTTCGGAAATGTCTTTGCGGCGGGATGGAATTAGGGCGATCGTACCGCCGACAAATATGCCGACAGAGGCTAAGTGGGCAAAGCCGGAAAGGGCGTAACTGACAATCAAAACTGTACGATCGCTCACCTCTCCTTTCGCTGCAGCTTCTGCTAAACTTCGATAGGGCGGAATGGCTGTTTCTAATAGTCGGCGACCGATAATTACTGATGCTTCCCAAGAATCTTCAAAGGGAACTCCGGTTAACAAAGTCAGGGGGTAAAATAATGTTCCTTCAATCTTTGTCAGCGTTGAGGCTCCCAAAACTTGATTTATTAACGAAACCAAGCCTAAAATCAAAATCAAAACCGCTGCGATCGACACTGACATCTTTACCCCGTCTAAAGCGCCGATAATTGCTGCATCCAAAGGACTAACTCGTTCGATGGGTTCTCCGCCAACTGTCTCTTGTTCGCGGACTTCACCATCATTTTCGGCAATTTCGTCGCCCACAAATTCGCGGCCTTTAGGCTTCGGTTCTCCCTTGGGAATGCCACCCATTGTCACGGGCACGCCTGTTTCGGGTACTAAGATTTTGGAGAGAACAAAACAAGCGGGAATGGCGATAATTGAGGCTGAAACTAAATGCCCTAAAATATTGGGAAAAACTGGCTTGAGATAACTGACGTAAATTGCTAAAGTTGAAGAAGCGGCAGTCCCAAAACAGCAAGATAGAATTGCACAAAGTTCGGAACGAGTCATTTGTGGCAAATAAGGCTTGACGACAATTGCCGCTTCAATTCCTACGAAAATATTAGCAGCGCCGCTGAGGGCTTCGGCGCCGCTCAACCGCATTGTCATATAAAATATTTTGGCAAAAAGTTCGGTGATAATTTGAATCACGCCGATGTTGTATAGCAAGGCCATGAGGCCAGAAAAAAAGACTACTGTCGGTAAAGCTCGAAAGGCAAAAATATATCCTAAATTAACTTCCGGATCTTTGCCAGGTATCGGTACAATGTTGTTGCCGAATACAAACCTCGCTCCAAAGTCAGCAGCGGTGAATACTCCATCCAGTAAGCTAGTAAACCATTCTAGCGCGAGGCGAGTTGGGGGGAACAGGAATACTAAAAATCCTAAGACTAATTGCAGCCCAATGCCCCAGATGATGACGCGCCAAGGTATATACTGAACTTTGCGATTTTCTGAGAAAACCCAGGCGATCGCACATAAGCCAAAAATGCCCAGAAACGAGATAAGATTGTAGATAGACATGAGCCTAGTCCTTGAAATACTTGAGAATGCCGATCGACGGCTTGCACCACATCAGTTATACTATTCATCTGACGGCAAATGCTAAAAAAAATAACGGGCAGATGAATTAGGCACTCAACAGCGTACTTATGTCACTGCTTAGGTCATTCCGAACTCTGCGGATCTTTAGCAACCCTTGATTTGCCGTAATTACCAGCAGTTTAGATAGAAACTCTAACACATGGAAGCTTTTGCTCCACATCCTCCTGAATGGACTGCGACGGCGGTTCACGCTAATGAGTTTTGCTGCCCCAAGTGTGGCGCTAGCTGCACGAATGCCGCTGATGTCTGGATTAATCGCCGATCGCCAGTATATACCGAGTTCAACCGTCGCAAGTGGCAAGAATTTTACCGCTGCCAGTGCGATTGCGTGTGGTGGGCTTGGAGTAACGATAGGCCTCCTTCTGAACTTGTGCGTCGCGATCGGAGCTCGGATGAGGGCCCGGATGACGGCCCGGATGATGATTTTTAGAACGGTGACAGAATTTTCGCTTTTCGCCTTTCGATTTTATTTAAAATTAAGCTAAGGTGCGCCCGGTCGCACCCTACATTTAGATATGTTAGCGCCTGTTATCAACTAATTCATCACGTCAAGTATCCCCTTGACTACGCCTTCCATGACTCTTTCAATTAAGCTCAATTCCTTGTCGCCGATCGACTCATTTAAGAGCATTGACTGAATTCGCTGTCTGTCATCGCGAGTCAGTTCGCCTGACGAAAATATCCGCTCTACTATTTGTTCAGTTAGAAATGGGAAAGCTGGAGTTTGCATGGTTGGTCTCTAAAAGCATCAATATTGTGTCTTTAACTTTATTAGAGGAGCCAGTTATTGTGTGGGTTTTTACTTTCCCACCCAATCAGTGCTCCAATCATAGGACTCTGGGGGGATTTTGTCAATACACTCGTTACAGATCAATACAAAATTTGCCTTAAATTTTCGACATTCTGGCAACGGGTGGTTTTGGAGTGCGATCGACCCCGGCGGTGGCGGTGTTCGATCGACCTTTTCAAGTTTATTGGCACTTTGGCGGAACATTACCGCTCAAAAAAAATCAAAACGAGAAGAGATTAGAATTGGTAATGGAGAATTGGCTTTTCTGAATTCCCTCTTCCTTCCGGCTAATGACTAATGACTGAGAACTAATGACTAATGACTAATGGCTTCCTCCAATGACCTATTTTCGTTCTGCTCTAATTTTGACATTAGGTTTTGGGCTGCTACCGCTAGCAGTGCGATCGCAACCTGTCGTTCCCGCTGCTGACGGCACGAATACTGTTGTTAAGTCCGATCAAAATCGCACTGACATTAGCGGCGGGCAACTGTCAGGAAACGGGGCAAATCTGTTTCACAGCTTCAGCCAATTTAATCTCAGCGAAGGTCAAATTGCTAATTTTCTAACTAATCCAAATATTCAAAATATTTTAGGGCGGATTTCCGGCGACAATGTTTCCGTCATTAACGGTCTGATTTCTGTTAGCGGCGGTAACTCAAATTTATTCTTAATGAATCCGGCGGGAATTGTCTTCGGTCAAAATGCTAGATTAAACGTGCCGGGGTCTTTTTTCGCGACAACTGCTACAGGTATTGGGTTCGGCGATCGCTGGTTCAACTCGGCCGGAATTAATGATTACAAAGCTTTACTGGGAAATCCCAATCAATTTAATTTTAATAACTCACAAGTCGGTGCAATTGTCAATGCGGGAAACTTGGCAGTTGGCAGCGGGCAAAGTTTAACTTTGCTCGGTGGCACCGTTATTAATACAGGACAATTATCCGCTCCCAACGGTCAAGTTACTGTGGCTGCTGTTCCAGGACAAAATTCAGTCCGCATCAGTCAAGTTGGCAATTTATTAAGTTTAGAAATTACTCCGTCTTTGCAGTCAGAAAAATCGGCGCTCGCCCCGGTTTCTTTGCCTCAGTTGCTGACGGGGCCCGGCGCAGCGTCAGCCACAGGTTTAACGACTAACGAACAAGGTCAATTGGTACTCACTGGCGGTCAAACAGTGTCCGCAGTTGCCGGAAGTGCGATCGTCTCCGGTTCTGTAAATGTATTTGGCCTTTCTGGGAATGCTGGCGGCACAGTCAATATTTTAGGGGAAAAAGTCGGACT of Oscillatoria nigro-viridis PCC 7112 contains these proteins:
- a CDS encoding nucleoside transporter C-terminal domain-containing protein, which gives rise to MSIYNLISFLGIFGLCAIAWVFSENRKVQYIPWRVIIWGIGLQLVLGFLVFLFPPTRLALEWFTSLLDGVFTAADFGARFVFGNNIVPIPGKDPEVNLGYIFAFRALPTVVFFSGLMALLYNIGVIQIITELFAKIFYMTMRLSGAEALSGAANIFVGIEAAIVVKPYLPQMTRSELCAILSCCFGTAASSTLAIYVSYLKPVFPNILGHLVSASIIAIPACFVLSKILVPETGVPVTMGGIPKGEPKPKGREFVGDEIAENDGEVREQETVGGEPIERVSPLDAAIIGALDGVKMSVSIAAVLILILGLVSLINQVLGASTLTKIEGTLFYPLTLLTGVPFEDSWEASVIIGRRLLETAIPPYRSLAEAAAKGEVSDRTVLIVSYALSGFAHLASVGIFVGGTIALIPSRRKDISELGWKALFVGTLATMMIACIAGTFDTGDASILGAKTAPAAPLTAPDSPKPSASPTANSKPSVAPAIASPKPSPNAEKVAPRTQESPSSESKKNP